A genomic stretch from Hydrogenispora ethanolica includes:
- a CDS encoding ABC transporter ATP-binding protein produces the protein MDCDRTREVNPMLEICNLQKQYPSPDGQTITALRLDNLRLERGEQAALVGPSGSGKTTLLHLVAGLLAPTAGTISLDGQRVDALREKERDVWRARNVGYVFQSFNLLPNLSALENVMAALVFARVERERAARLRAMELLRGVGLADRVHNRPSQLSIGEQQRVAVARALANRPRLILADEPTASLDRENGRNVLEILQWLCREQQSILILATHDHAVMELFPRRIELARAVEVSADAPADSVA, from the coding sequence ATGGATTGCGACCGAACGAGAGAGGTGAATCCGATGCTGGAGATCTGCAATCTTCAGAAACAGTACCCGAGCCCGGACGGTCAGACCATCACCGCGCTGCGGCTCGACAATTTGCGGCTGGAACGGGGCGAACAGGCGGCCCTGGTCGGCCCGAGCGGTTCCGGGAAAACCACTTTGCTGCATCTGGTGGCCGGGCTCCTGGCGCCGACCGCCGGGACCATCTCCCTGGACGGGCAGCGCGTCGACGCCTTGCGCGAAAAGGAGCGCGACGTCTGGCGGGCCCGCAACGTGGGGTATGTTTTTCAAAGCTTTAACCTGCTCCCCAACCTCAGCGCCTTGGAGAATGTCATGGCGGCCCTGGTCTTCGCCAGGGTTGAACGGGAGCGGGCGGCGCGGCTGCGCGCCATGGAACTGCTGCGGGGCGTGGGCCTGGCCGATCGGGTGCACAACCGGCCGTCCCAGCTGAGCATCGGCGAACAGCAGCGGGTCGCCGTGGCGCGGGCGCTGGCCAACCGGCCCCGGCTGATCCTGGCCGACGAGCCCACCGCCAGCCTGGACCGGGAGAACGGCCGGAATGTTCTGGAGATCCTGCAGTGGCTCTGCCGGGAGCAGCAGAGCATCTTAATCCTGGCCACCCACGATCATGCGGTCATGGAGCTCTTTCCCCGCCGGATCGAACTGGCGCGGGCCGTGGAGGTGAGCGCCGATGCGCCTGCGGATAGTGTGGCGTAA
- a CDS encoding alpha/beta fold hydrolase, producing the protein MFCELEKLRVYYETAGAGRPLLMLHGYGVDHHIMKGCMEPVFGKEAGWERIYLDLPGMGRTSSADWLRNSDQLLQVVLDFIQAVLPGREFAVAGESYGGYLARGLVQRLPERIAGLLLICPCIIAERARRDLPKFRVLESDPQLMAGLGEAERAEFAELAVVQSEVTLERFRAEVVPGIRAADEAFLTRLQRDGFPFSCDVDRLAQPFDKPALILAGRQDPWVGYRDAWRILENFPRASFAVLDKAGHNLQIEQAEVFELMVREWLARMR; encoded by the coding sequence ATGTTCTGTGAGCTTGAGAAGTTGCGGGTTTATTATGAAACGGCCGGCGCGGGACGGCCGTTGCTGATGCTGCACGGCTACGGGGTCGACCACCATATCATGAAAGGCTGCATGGAGCCGGTTTTCGGGAAGGAAGCCGGCTGGGAGCGGATTTATCTCGATCTGCCGGGGATGGGCCGGACTTCGTCCGCCGACTGGCTCCGGAACTCCGATCAACTGCTCCAGGTGGTCCTGGACTTTATCCAGGCGGTCCTTCCCGGCCGGGAGTTCGCCGTGGCCGGGGAGTCGTACGGCGGTTACCTGGCCCGCGGCCTGGTCCAACGGCTGCCGGAACGGATCGCGGGCCTGCTGCTCATCTGTCCTTGCATCATTGCCGAGAGAGCGCGGCGCGATCTTCCGAAATTTCGCGTCCTGGAGAGCGACCCTCAGCTCATGGCGGGACTGGGCGAAGCGGAGCGGGCCGAATTCGCGGAGCTGGCGGTGGTTCAGAGCGAAGTGACCCTGGAGCGGTTCCGCGCCGAGGTCGTTCCGGGGATCCGTGCCGCCGACGAGGCTTTTTTGACCCGGTTGCAACGGGACGGCTTTCCCTTCTCCTGCGACGTTGACCGGCTGGCGCAGCCGTTTGACAAGCCCGCCCTGATCCTGGCCGGACGGCAGGACCCTTGGGTGGGTTACCGGGACGCGTGGCGGATCCTGGAGAACTTTCCCCGGGCGAGCTTCGCCGTTTTGGACAAGGCCGGCCATAACCTGCAGATCGAGCAGGCGGAGGTCTTTGAGCTGATGGTCCGGGAATGGCTCGCCCGAATGCGATGA
- a CDS encoding V-type ATP synthase subunit K: MEQNWGIFLAYAGVAVAVLFAGYGSAFGVGLAGQAASGVVTEDPGKFGKSVILAALPGTQGIYGFVIGMLMFTKLSGAEQLTVLQGLQYLIAGFPIGIVGWLSGIWQGRVVVASMGILAKRPEESTKGIIYAGMVETYAILAFVISFFLVNNIR; encoded by the coding sequence ATGGAACAGAATTGGGGCATTTTCTTGGCCTATGCCGGAGTGGCGGTGGCGGTGTTATTCGCGGGCTACGGCTCCGCTTTTGGAGTGGGCCTGGCGGGCCAGGCGGCTTCGGGAGTGGTCACCGAGGATCCCGGGAAATTCGGCAAGTCGGTGATCCTGGCGGCCCTCCCGGGCACCCAGGGGATTTACGGTTTTGTCATCGGCATGCTGATGTTCACCAAGCTGTCCGGGGCGGAGCAGTTGACAGTGCTGCAGGGGCTGCAATACCTGATCGCCGGTTTCCCCATCGGCATCGTCGGCTGGCTCTCCGGCATCTGGCAGGGCCGGGTGGTGGTGGCCAGCATGGGAATCCTGGCGAAACGGCCGGAAGAATCGACCAAGGGAATCATCTACGCCGGCATGGTCGAGACCTACGCCATTCTGGCCTTTGTCATCTCGTTCTTCCTGGTGAATAACATTCGGTAA
- a CDS encoding demethoxyubiquinone hydroxylase family protein produces MPSFANPFQGNVNKKLSKEELIQAVRLDIAGELEAIFMYDAHVQATDDPIAKKVIADIRDEEKAHVGELMTLLKILDPAEAAHFAEGEAEVREMLEAIGAAVPSGGEEAAARAPQTGRSR; encoded by the coding sequence ATGCCGTCATTTGCCAACCCGTTTCAGGGAAATGTGAACAAGAAGCTCTCCAAGGAAGAGTTGATCCAGGCGGTCCGGCTGGACATCGCCGGCGAGCTGGAGGCGATCTTTATGTATGACGCCCATGTCCAGGCCACCGACGACCCCATTGCCAAAAAGGTCATCGCCGATATCCGCGACGAAGAGAAGGCGCATGTCGGGGAGTTGATGACGCTCTTGAAGATTCTGGATCCCGCCGAAGCCGCTCACTTCGCCGAAGGCGAAGCCGAGGTGCGGGAGATGCTGGAGGCCATCGGCGCGGCTGTCCCCTCCGGCGGCGAGGAAGCGGCCGCCCGTGCGCCGCAGACCGGGCGGTCCCGGTGA
- a CDS encoding ArsR/SmtB family transcription factor, translated as MSEPNEELNQCCNVIHLDIVNRIKEKTPPEESLYDLAELFKVFGDSTRIKILWALAEMELCVCDIAFLLNMTQSAISHQLRILKQARLVNYRKDGKNVYYSLDDEHVKQIFNLGLIHINEP; from the coding sequence ATGTCCGAGCCCAACGAAGAACTGAACCAGTGTTGCAACGTCATCCACCTGGATATCGTCAACCGGATCAAGGAGAAGACGCCCCCGGAGGAGAGCCTGTACGATCTGGCGGAACTCTTCAAGGTCTTTGGCGATTCCACCCGGATCAAGATCCTCTGGGCCCTGGCCGAGATGGAGCTGTGCGTCTGCGACATCGCTTTCCTGCTGAATATGACCCAATCGGCCATCTCCCACCAATTGCGCATTCTCAAACAGGCCCGGCTGGTCAATTACAGGAAAGACGGCAAAAACGTCTATTACTCGCTCGACGATGAGCATGTCAAACAGATCTTCAACCTCGGCCTGATTCATATCAACGAACCCTGA
- a CDS encoding DNA-formamidopyrimidine glycosylase family protein produces the protein MPELPDLEVFKGNLKKHLVGETLLAIEPVHPRNVIPAAGPVLEQFVGKALADIERDGKELLFLFPEGKFFAVHLMLNGGLQLCAEPAQAAAVKYRIASFRFQELILVVSDPGGLCKVRFLPQLTKVPDAFSPAFSQEYLADRLARNPLMNIKAFLIDQKMVKGIGNAYADEILWESRISPLSLCGKLPPEAVARLHAAVAGVLREAIASIRREAPEIISGEIRSFLKVHQPRRKESPTGHAIRVQKVASKTTYFTDEQILY, from the coding sequence ATGCCGGAACTGCCGGATCTGGAAGTTTTCAAGGGGAATCTCAAAAAACATTTGGTAGGGGAGACCTTGCTGGCCATCGAGCCCGTCCATCCCCGGAACGTCATCCCCGCCGCCGGGCCGGTGCTGGAACAGTTCGTCGGCAAAGCGCTGGCCGATATCGAGCGGGACGGCAAGGAGCTGCTCTTCCTCTTTCCGGAGGGCAAGTTCTTCGCGGTCCATCTGATGCTGAACGGCGGCCTGCAGTTGTGCGCCGAGCCGGCGCAAGCGGCGGCCGTGAAATACCGGATCGCTTCGTTCCGGTTCCAGGAGCTGATCCTGGTGGTCAGCGATCCGGGCGGGCTCTGCAAGGTCCGTTTCCTGCCCCAGCTGACCAAGGTGCCGGACGCCTTCAGCCCGGCCTTCAGCCAGGAGTACCTGGCGGATCGTTTGGCCCGCAATCCGCTCATGAATATCAAGGCTTTTCTGATCGATCAAAAGATGGTCAAGGGGATCGGCAACGCCTATGCCGACGAGATCCTCTGGGAGAGCCGGATCTCGCCGCTTTCGCTCTGCGGCAAACTGCCGCCCGAGGCCGTCGCCCGCCTGCACGCGGCCGTCGCCGGCGTCCTCCGGGAGGCCATCGCCAGCATCCGGCGGGAGGCGCCGGAGATCATCAGCGGCGAGATCCGCAGCTTCCTCAAGGTGCACCAGCCGCGGCGGAAGGAGTCGCCGACCGGGCACGCCATCCGGGTGCAAAAAGTGGCCTCCAAAACCACTTATTTCACGGACGAGCAGATCCTCTATTAA
- a CDS encoding ABC transporter permease, translating into MRLRIVWRNLSAKPLQSMVTVAIVALAVALTVTLMLLAEGIHQGLVRATEPFDLIVGAKGSPIQLVLNTVFLQDTPIGNIEEALVDDLAARPGVAAALPMGFGDNYRGYRIVGTAPALFEQRVAPSRPPWLQLAEGRPFRAQFEAVIGAKAARDLRIKVGETFASVHGLSVHEQGEAHGHNPYRVVGILKPVGGPYDQAILVSMESIWHIHEHHEAEEDEAAEEEHDGHEHGVTAILVKPRGYADAMRLYQQFQSEPRAQLVFPAQVIVQFFALMGQGEQVLQLIAALVIAMTLLTVALTLYGSAQSRSREQAVLRAIGANAGDIFRIILLEGVVTVGAGLVCGLLVGHGLFGVLAGILQQQTAITIGLGGSWKELVLAGGVVGFGLLASLAPAALAYRFNVARNL; encoded by the coding sequence ATGCGCCTGCGGATAGTGTGGCGTAACCTGAGCGCCAAACCGCTACAGAGCATGGTGACCGTGGCTATCGTGGCCCTGGCGGTGGCGCTGACCGTGACCCTGATGCTACTGGCCGAAGGGATCCATCAGGGGCTGGTCCGCGCCACCGAGCCTTTCGACCTGATCGTCGGCGCCAAGGGCAGCCCGATCCAACTGGTCCTCAATACGGTGTTCCTGCAAGACACGCCCATCGGCAACATCGAGGAAGCGCTGGTGGACGATTTGGCGGCGCGGCCCGGAGTGGCCGCGGCGCTGCCGATGGGTTTCGGCGATAATTACCGGGGCTACCGGATCGTCGGCACCGCGCCGGCCCTTTTTGAGCAGCGAGTCGCCCCGTCCCGCCCGCCCTGGCTGCAGCTGGCGGAAGGAAGACCCTTCCGGGCGCAGTTTGAAGCAGTCATCGGCGCGAAAGCCGCCCGGGATCTGAGGATCAAGGTGGGCGAGACGTTCGCTTCGGTTCACGGATTGTCAGTGCACGAGCAGGGCGAGGCGCACGGGCATAATCCCTACCGGGTGGTGGGAATCCTGAAGCCGGTGGGAGGGCCTTACGACCAGGCCATTCTGGTCTCCATGGAAAGCATCTGGCATATTCACGAGCATCACGAGGCGGAGGAGGACGAAGCGGCAGAGGAGGAACACGACGGCCATGAACACGGCGTCACCGCGATCCTGGTGAAACCGCGGGGTTACGCCGATGCCATGCGCCTGTATCAGCAGTTTCAGAGCGAGCCCCGGGCGCAGCTGGTCTTCCCGGCTCAAGTCATCGTGCAGTTCTTCGCCCTGATGGGCCAGGGCGAGCAGGTCCTGCAGCTCATCGCGGCTCTGGTGATCGCCATGACCTTGCTGACGGTAGCCCTGACGTTGTATGGCTCGGCTCAGAGCCGGAGCCGGGAGCAGGCGGTGCTGCGGGCCATCGGCGCCAATGCCGGCGACATCTTCCGGATTATTCTGCTGGAGGGAGTGGTGACGGTGGGCGCCGGCCTGGTCTGCGGCTTGCTGGTGGGACACGGCCTCTTCGGGGTGCTGGCCGGAATCCTGCAGCAGCAGACCGCGATCACGATCGGGTTGGGCGGTTCCTGGAAGGAACTGGTCCTGGCGGGAGGCGTGGTCGGTTTCGGCCTTTTGGCCAGCCTAGCTCCGGCGGCGCTCGCCTACCGGTTCAATGTGGCCCGGAACCTGTAA
- a CDS encoding alkaline phosphatase produces MVLTLMLTMLLSGGAAFAAQLPNFPYHSIDVLPIDRAKFLAGQKIDFEVELKDLGTIKSVEVLINYNPAEKFFGKAPVVKLAAGVSSYRIDQVSFAKPGPVNVIVNVLTEQGAASREVNYTVVADKAQKLAKNVILFVGDGMSLQARQMARILSKGLTEGKYHDLLEMEKMSNLALVTTSGMDSLVTDSANSASAYATGSKSAVNAMGIYPNSTGDPLDDPKVENIIELAKRSRGMATGIVSTANITDATPAAMVAHTRRRSEQNFIAASMLDPEHRPDVILGGGSQHFLPKSVPGSKRSDDRNLVEEFKSQGYTFAGNKTELNQIQNSAKVLGLFQLDNMNVYIDREVTKNPAVLGSFTDQPTLMDMTKQAINVLSKNQNGFFLMVEGACIDKQLHTVDWERATYDTIEMDKAIGIAKEFAKKNNDTLIIVVADHAHSASITGTYHELDGKTGRQAVRTYAEAGFPTFEDKNKDGFPDNPAPAVTLAIQYANHPEYYEDYKFNPEPIAPAIKSGSKTIANPKKDANGDLNSSKLPDTETQEVHTADDVPLTADGPGAEYFRGIMDNTEVFFGMVRALGLDAVK; encoded by the coding sequence ATGGTCCTGACCCTGATGCTGACCATGTTGCTGAGCGGCGGCGCCGCGTTTGCCGCCCAACTGCCCAACTTCCCCTATCATTCCATCGACGTACTGCCCATCGACCGCGCCAAGTTCCTGGCCGGCCAAAAAATCGATTTTGAAGTCGAATTAAAAGACCTGGGCACCATCAAATCCGTTGAAGTGCTGATCAATTATAATCCGGCCGAAAAATTCTTCGGCAAGGCTCCGGTCGTCAAATTGGCCGCCGGGGTCAGCAGCTACCGCATCGACCAGGTTTCTTTCGCCAAACCGGGCCCGGTCAATGTCATCGTCAACGTGTTGACGGAGCAAGGCGCCGCGTCGCGCGAAGTCAATTATACCGTGGTCGCTGACAAAGCGCAGAAACTGGCCAAGAACGTCATTCTCTTCGTCGGGGACGGCATGAGCCTGCAAGCCCGGCAAATGGCCCGGATCCTTTCCAAAGGCCTGACCGAGGGGAAATACCACGACTTGCTGGAAATGGAGAAAATGTCCAATCTGGCGCTCGTCACCACCTCCGGAATGGATTCGTTGGTCACCGACTCCGCCAATAGCGCCTCGGCCTATGCCACCGGCAGCAAGAGCGCTGTCAATGCCATGGGCATCTATCCCAACTCCACCGGCGATCCGCTCGATGATCCCAAGGTCGAGAACATCATCGAATTGGCCAAACGTTCGCGCGGCATGGCCACCGGCATCGTCTCCACCGCCAACATCACCGACGCCACGCCGGCCGCGATGGTCGCCCATACCCGCCGCCGTTCCGAGCAGAATTTCATCGCCGCCTCGATGCTCGACCCCGAACACCGCCCCGACGTGATCCTGGGCGGCGGTTCCCAGCACTTCCTGCCCAAGAGCGTCCCCGGTTCCAAACGGAGCGACGACCGCAATCTGGTGGAGGAGTTCAAGAGCCAGGGTTATACCTTTGCCGGGAACAAAACCGAGCTGAATCAGATCCAAAACTCCGCTAAAGTGTTGGGCCTTTTCCAACTGGACAATATGAACGTGTACATCGACCGCGAAGTCACCAAGAATCCGGCGGTGCTGGGCAGCTTCACGGACCAGCCGACCCTGATGGATATGACCAAGCAGGCCATTAACGTTCTGAGCAAGAATCAAAACGGGTTCTTCCTGATGGTGGAAGGCGCCTGCATCGACAAGCAGCTGCATACCGTGGACTGGGAACGGGCCACTTATGACACGATTGAGATGGATAAAGCCATCGGCATCGCCAAGGAATTCGCCAAGAAGAACAATGACACCCTGATCATCGTCGTGGCCGACCACGCCCACAGCGCCAGCATCACCGGGACCTACCACGAGCTGGACGGCAAAACCGGCCGCCAGGCGGTGCGGACGTACGCCGAAGCCGGCTTCCCCACCTTCGAGGATAAGAATAAGGACGGCTTCCCCGACAATCCGGCTCCCGCTGTCACGCTGGCCATTCAATACGCCAATCATCCCGAGTACTACGAGGATTACAAGTTCAATCCGGAACCGATTGCCCCGGCCATTAAGTCCGGCAGCAAAACCATTGCCAATCCCAAGAAAGACGCCAATGGCGATTTGAACAGCAGCAAGCTTCCGGATACGGAGACTCAGGAAGTCCATACCGCCGACGACGTTCCCTTGACCGCCGACGGCCCTGGCGCCGAGTATTTCCGGGGCATCATGGACAACACCGAGGTATTCTTCGGCATGGTGCGCGCCCTGGGCTTGGACGCCGTGAAATAA
- a CDS encoding V-type ATP synthase subunit I produces MHKVQLFTLREDLDRLTGLLQELEIMELAPFPADASQNEAALAGLVADLQRRIDRTDRRLGELGRALAFLDQVAPVRPSLVEQFAGVKTYLTPSAQQRLLSQPERADRVLDELRQIEAELARLQAERHQVQTVHDQLAPWRGWDLDGRALQGTGRVQVFLAAAEAPSPDCLDELELDYYGEIVAADQRGVLFALLAEREHSGQVQAFFAKHDIHLVTLPAYETTVAARLAELEAQRERLDAAAQRLRERARGLHEERQVLQVFYDAGLSEKARLETTRQHLYSERSAALTGWIPADRLEQLQAELDRNQIRYACQTVDPEPGEEPPIRLANRPALAPFEYLVQSFSLPRAGELDPSPVIAPFFFIFFGIALGDAGYGLILSLICAGLLLKLKLGPVGRKLSWMFLLSGLGAVLVGLLTGSVLSLPVRFGIFNPLENPILLLIIALALGLIQLYLGVILSAWEDIRAGRWVDALLNQGFWLLFLTSVVLVLGKDALGLAGQGTLFNYLLLVSALGLVIGNVRSKKGIVAKLLAIPGSFFTFYGGIGFFSDVLSYSRLMALGLSGGVMGGIMNQLAWMVVQSIPVAGWILGAAIFCFGHALNLALSVLGAYVHSSRLQYLEFFGKFYQGGGRPFAPLKAERKYTFVIDEREASS; encoded by the coding sequence ATGCACAAGGTGCAACTGTTTACGTTGCGCGAAGATCTGGACCGGCTCACCGGCCTCCTGCAGGAACTGGAGATCATGGAGCTGGCGCCATTCCCGGCCGATGCCTCCCAAAACGAAGCGGCGCTGGCCGGATTGGTGGCCGATCTGCAACGCCGGATCGACCGGACGGACCGGCGACTGGGGGAGCTGGGGCGGGCCCTGGCCTTCCTGGATCAGGTGGCGCCGGTGCGGCCAAGCCTGGTGGAGCAGTTTGCCGGGGTCAAGACTTACCTGACGCCCTCCGCCCAGCAGCGGCTGTTGTCCCAGCCGGAGCGGGCGGACCGGGTATTGGACGAATTGCGGCAAATCGAGGCGGAATTGGCGCGGCTCCAGGCCGAGCGGCACCAGGTTCAGACCGTCCATGACCAGCTGGCCCCCTGGCGCGGCTGGGATCTGGACGGCCGGGCCCTGCAGGGGACCGGACGGGTCCAGGTATTCCTGGCCGCCGCCGAGGCTCCGTCGCCGGATTGCCTCGACGAGCTGGAATTGGATTATTATGGCGAGATCGTGGCCGCGGATCAGCGGGGCGTTCTCTTCGCGCTACTGGCCGAGCGGGAGCATTCCGGCCAGGTCCAGGCATTCTTCGCCAAGCACGACATCCACCTGGTGACGCTGCCCGCCTACGAGACCACCGTCGCCGCCAGGCTGGCGGAGCTGGAGGCCCAAAGGGAGCGGCTCGACGCCGCGGCGCAACGCCTGCGGGAGCGGGCGCGCGGCCTCCACGAGGAACGACAGGTATTGCAGGTCTTTTACGACGCCGGCCTCAGCGAGAAGGCCCGGCTGGAGACGACCCGGCAGCACCTGTATTCGGAACGGAGCGCCGCCCTGACCGGCTGGATCCCGGCCGACCGGCTGGAACAGCTCCAGGCCGAGCTGGACCGGAACCAGATCCGTTACGCCTGCCAGACGGTGGATCCCGAACCGGGCGAGGAGCCGCCGATCCGGCTGGCCAACCGGCCGGCGCTGGCGCCTTTCGAATATTTGGTGCAGAGCTTCAGCCTGCCGCGGGCCGGCGAGCTCGACCCGTCGCCGGTGATCGCCCCGTTCTTCTTCATCTTTTTCGGAATCGCCCTGGGGGACGCCGGGTACGGGCTGATCCTCTCGCTGATCTGCGCCGGCCTCTTGCTCAAGTTGAAACTGGGGCCGGTGGGGAGGAAACTCTCCTGGATGTTCCTCCTCAGCGGGCTGGGAGCGGTGCTGGTCGGCCTGCTGACCGGGAGCGTGCTGAGCCTGCCGGTCCGCTTCGGCATCTTCAATCCGCTGGAGAATCCGATCCTGTTGCTCATCATCGCCCTGGCGCTGGGCCTCATCCAGCTGTATCTGGGGGTGATCCTCAGCGCCTGGGAGGATATCCGGGCCGGCCGCTGGGTGGACGCCCTGTTGAATCAAGGGTTCTGGCTGCTCTTTTTGACCAGCGTGGTGCTGGTCCTGGGCAAAGACGCCCTGGGGCTGGCCGGCCAGGGGACGCTCTTCAACTACCTCCTGCTGGTCTCCGCCCTGGGCCTGGTGATCGGGAATGTCCGCTCCAAAAAAGGGATCGTCGCCAAACTGCTGGCGATCCCCGGCAGCTTCTTCACTTTTTACGGCGGTATCGGCTTTTTCAGCGACGTGCTCTCGTATTCGCGCCTGATGGCGCTGGGGCTCTCCGGCGGGGTGATGGGCGGCATCATGAACCAGCTGGCCTGGATGGTCGTACAAAGCATTCCGGTGGCCGGCTGGATCCTGGGCGCGGCCATCTTCTGCTTCGGCCACGCGCTGAATCTGGCCCTCAGCGTGCTGGGCGCCTACGTCCATTCCAGCCGGCTGCAGTATTTGGAGTTCTTCGGCAAGTTTTACCAGGGCGGCGGCCGGCCGTTCGCGCCGCTCAAGGCCGAGCGGAAATATACGTTCGTAATTGACGAAAGGGAGGCTTCATCGTAA
- a CDS encoding heavy metal translocating P-type ATPase, whose protein sequence is MTTNREEEVLQECSHCSHCAHCAEIVEGAGEPADDHGPDRRELIQYGAAVLLFVVALLGKFSFGVEFGLYSVSYLLIGGTVLWEAVRNIRRGRIFDENFLMSLATLGAFALGEFPEGVAVMLFYRIGEFFQELAVKRSRRSIAALMDIRPDFANLKTDAGIERVAPEAVAVGATIVIRPGEKVPLDGTVIDGASTLDTSALTGEAVPREVAAGGAVLSGSINQTGLLTVEVAKSFGQSTVARILDLVQNAGAKKAPTENFITKFARYYTPAVVLAAVILALVPPLILPGAGFAAWINRALVFLVVSCPCALVLSIPLSFFGGIGAASRNGILIKGGNYLEALNRVDTVVFDKTGTLTQGVFQVVRLEPSEPFGEAELLEHAAYAESFSSHPIALSIRQAYGREIDPEAVSDYREISGHGIRVRRDGRTILAGNSRLLEREAISCPGVEAQGTVVHVAVDGRYAGWILIADAVKEDSSGAIAALKAAGVRKLAMLTGDSRAVAETVGRSLGLDEVHAELLPDQKVARLEALERQKSGKGTLVFVGDGINDAPVLARADVGVAMGGLGSDAAIEAADVVLMTDEPSKLATAIRIAKRTRHIVAQNIGLALGVKGLVLILGVGGVATMWEAVFADVGVAVLAILNAIRVQRARY, encoded by the coding sequence ATGACCACCAACAGGGAAGAAGAAGTCCTGCAGGAATGCAGCCATTGTTCCCATTGCGCCCATTGCGCGGAGATCGTGGAAGGTGCCGGGGAACCTGCGGACGATCACGGTCCCGACCGCCGGGAGCTGATTCAGTACGGCGCGGCGGTGCTCCTCTTCGTCGTGGCGCTGCTGGGCAAGTTTTCATTCGGGGTGGAGTTCGGCCTGTATTCCGTCAGTTATCTCCTGATCGGCGGCACGGTGCTGTGGGAGGCGGTCCGGAATATCCGGCGCGGCCGGATCTTTGACGAGAACTTTTTGATGAGCCTGGCCACCCTCGGCGCCTTCGCCCTCGGCGAATTCCCCGAGGGCGTGGCGGTGATGCTCTTTTACCGGATCGGCGAGTTCTTTCAGGAACTGGCCGTGAAGCGCTCGCGGCGCTCCATCGCCGCCCTGATGGATATCCGGCCCGATTTCGCCAATCTGAAGACCGACGCCGGGATCGAGCGGGTGGCGCCCGAGGCGGTGGCGGTCGGCGCCACCATCGTCATCCGGCCCGGCGAGAAAGTGCCGCTGGACGGCACGGTCATCGACGGCGCCTCCACCCTGGACACCTCGGCCCTGACCGGCGAGGCGGTGCCGCGGGAGGTGGCGGCCGGCGGCGCGGTGCTGTCCGGTTCCATCAATCAAACCGGCCTGTTAACGGTGGAGGTGGCCAAGAGTTTCGGCCAGTCCACGGTGGCCCGGATTCTGGATCTGGTCCAGAACGCCGGCGCCAAGAAGGCGCCGACCGAAAACTTCATCACCAAGTTCGCCCGGTATTACACGCCTGCGGTGGTGCTGGCCGCCGTCATCCTGGCCCTGGTTCCGCCCTTGATCCTGCCGGGGGCCGGTTTTGCGGCCTGGATCAACCGGGCCCTGGTCTTCCTGGTCGTCTCCTGCCCCTGCGCGCTGGTGCTCTCCATCCCGTTGAGCTTTTTCGGCGGGATCGGCGCGGCCTCGCGCAACGGCATCCTGATCAAAGGCGGCAATTACCTGGAGGCGCTGAACCGGGTGGACACGGTGGTCTTTGACAAGACCGGCACGCTGACCCAAGGGGTCTTCCAGGTGGTGCGCCTGGAGCCGAGCGAACCCTTCGGCGAGGCGGAGCTGCTGGAACACGCCGCCTACGCCGAGAGCTTCTCCAGCCACCCGATCGCGCTGTCGATCCGCCAGGCCTACGGCCGGGAGATCGATCCGGAAGCAGTCTCCGACTATCGCGAGATCTCCGGCCACGGCATCCGGGTGCGGCGGGACGGCCGGACCATTCTGGCGGGCAACAGCCGCTTACTGGAAAGAGAAGCCATTTCCTGTCCGGGGGTGGAGGCCCAGGGAACCGTAGTGCACGTGGCGGTAGACGGCCGCTACGCCGGGTGGATCCTGATCGCCGACGCCGTCAAGGAGGACAGTTCCGGAGCGATCGCCGCGCTGAAGGCGGCCGGCGTCCGGAAACTGGCGATGCTGACCGGCGACAGCCGGGCGGTGGCCGAAACGGTCGGCCGGTCGCTGGGGCTGGATGAAGTCCACGCCGAACTGCTGCCCGATCAAAAGGTGGCCCGGCTGGAAGCGCTGGAGCGGCAGAAGTCCGGCAAGGGGACGCTCGTCTTCGTCGGCGACGGCATCAATGACGCGCCGGTGCTGGCCCGGGCCGATGTCGGCGTGGCCATGGGCGGGCTGGGATCGGACGCGGCCATCGAAGCCGCCGACGTGGTGCTGATGACCGACGAGCCTTCCAAGCTGGCCACGGCGATCCGTATCGCCAAACGGACCCGTCATATCGTCGCCCAGAATATCGGGCTGGCCCTGGGGGTCAAAGGATTGGTGCTGATCCTGGGCGTCGGCGGCGTCGCCACCATGTGGGAGGCGGTCTTCGCCGACGTGGGCGTGGCGGTCCTGGCGATCCTCAACGCCATCCGGGTGCAACGGGCGCGGTATTGA